One region of Triticum aestivum cultivar Chinese Spring chromosome 6B, IWGSC CS RefSeq v2.1, whole genome shotgun sequence genomic DNA includes:
- the LOC123133910 gene encoding uncharacterized protein, producing the protein MLPYPKHRHSSAGQSTAAPPPRRLGRRATIGASWPPAPSTVATHRPGLPTSRSSRQTDGSVFPVSVPVLSASPESSRCRPSSTKSTASHPCFVSGGAASQRPLLHRALLDPTASPKAQSAAAFLRPRRPPAGGRRQHERRLLKLSARLRPRPRLDPPDLHRHAKSRSLTPPHFLPLRCSRTSRAAVPHLKRDRGAISGKLKGFFAKQPRRRTTKNASRFIIR; encoded by the exons ATGCTCCCTTATCCAAAACATCGCCATTCCTCGGCCGGCCAGTCCACTGCCGCTCCGCCGCCTCGTCGGCTAGGCCGCCG CGCCACCATCGGAGCTTCATGGCCGCCGGCACCTTCAACCGTTGCTACACACCGCCCGGGCTTGCCCACCTCCAGATCGAGCCGGCAAACGGACGGATCCGTCTTCCCCGTGTCCGTCCCAGTCCTCTCTGCCTCGCCGGAGTCGTCAAGGTGCCGGCCCTCATCCACCAAGTCAACTGCATCGCACCCCTGCTTCGTCTCGGGAGGAGCAGCGAGCCAGCGCCCGCTTCTGCATCGAGCACTGCTCGATCCGACCGCGTCGCCCAAGGCCCagtccgccgccgccttcctccgcccTCGCCGTCCTCCCGCCG GAGGTCGCCGCCAGCATGAACGTCGCCTCCTCAAACTCTCCGCCCGCCTCCGGCCACGTCCTCGACTGGATCCGCCGGATCTTCATCGCCACGCCAAGTCCCGCAGCCTGACACCGCCGCATTTTCTTCCCCTGCGCTGCTCGAGAACGAGCAGAGCCGCCGTTCCTCACTTAAAGAGAGACCGCGGTGCAATTTCTGGAAAACTGAAGGGCTTTTTTGCAAAACAGCCACGACGACGGACGACCAAAAACGCTAgccgctttattattaggtag